The Sulfurovum sp. TSL1 genomic sequence CTTCACCGATACCTGCAACTTTTTGAGCGATAGCACCACCATCCGTATCAAAACCGAATGTAAAGATGAACGCCATCATAATTGCTACCGTTAATGCACCTAGTAGGTTACCAAGTCCCACTAGACCCCAGTTTCTAAGTATCTGACCTACAGTCACTCCCGGTCGTTTATCGATCCATGCCAATGGCACCAATACAAATACACCTGTCAAGAGATCAAAGCTCATTAAGTAGAGCATAATAAATCCGACAGGGAAGAACGCTGCACCCACAAGACCTGAACCTGTTTTCATCGCAACAGTAATTGCAAATACAGCCGCTAGTGCTAAAATTGCTCCCGCCATGTAAGCACGGATCAGTGTATCTTTTGTAGACATATAGACTTTTGATTCTCCAGAATCAACCATTTTTTTCACAAATTCTGTAGGGGCTAAATAAGACATGATTTACTCCATGTTGTGATCAGTAGTTTTGACATTTTCATTCCTTTTTTTCATTCATAATAGTGTTACAGGCAAAATGATTACCCTATAACTTGATTGCCTCTGGATGATAGACATAATCATCACTCCTTTGTCCAGCAGGATATAACATTTATTAGCGTTATATGTTTTGCTTATGAGTAGTATAATGTAGTTTTGAGTGAATAGTGTTCATCTTATTGTATAAAAAATAATCATTTGAATTCAAGAAGCTTCTGATAGGCAGAGACAAACGTATCAAATATATTGATTTATAAGGTCATACAATGATATGCAAAACCGGTAACCTATAAAAACCTAGACTTCTGTAGAGTTATATTTATCCATGCATAGAGACAAAATCAAGAAAGAAAATGAAATTTAAAATATGATGTATTGGTTTGATAGGGGTCGTGATGACCGTGTGAGTAAATGAAGCAGCACGCTCACTCTCTAACACTCATACTTGCATTAGACTCAGTATCAGTGTTAGCGTGGCGAAATTTTAGAATAACGTACAAGAGCTAGCGAAAGATTCTATGTTAAGCTCCATCAATATATCCTTGACATAAGGTTTTTATGTTATCTGGCACAAGTCAGTTACTTTTTAAAGACATTCCCCAACATACCTTTAATCGCACCTTGCAGATCGGCAGGGTAAATCACAAATTTTGAATTGTCACTTTTACTGATCTGTTCTAAAGAACTGATATATCTGTCACCCAGCAAGAACATGGCAGGAAGTTCCTGATCCTTTATGTTTTCGCTTATCATACGGATAGCTTCTGCTGAAGCATTTGCCAGTGCAACCTGCGCTTGTGCTTCTCTTTTAGCCGCTTCTAGTTTACCGTCTGCTTCTAAGATGGCAGCATTTTTGTTACCTTCAGCGGTGGTCTCTATGGCACGTCTTTCTCTCTCTGCTGCTGCCTGTCTCTCCATGGAGGCCTGCATAGAAGCACTGGGATTAATGTCTTGTATCTCAACAGATTTGACTGTGACACCCCAGTCGGCAACATCATCAATAATGGAGTCTTTGAGTTTAGCTTTAATGTGTTCACGGTTTGAGAGTGCATCATCAAGGCTCATCTCTCCAAGTATAGAACGTAAGGTGGTCATGACAAGCTGCTGTATGGCAACCCTAAAATCCTCTATACCGTAAATGGCATCTCTAGGATTGGTCACACGAGCAAATGTGACAGCATTGGTGTGGATGACTGCATTGTCTTTGGTGATGACCTCTTGTTCAGGAATGTCCAAAATAAGGTCCCTCGTAGAGACACGCTCTCTTACGGATTCAAGATAAGGGATAATAATGTTGAGACCCGGGGTAAGTGTTCGCGTAAATTTACCTAGTCTCTCTACTACCCACTCTTCTCCCTGAGGAACGATATTGATCCCTTTGTAGAGCGTAACGATCACCGCAATGACGAGTATAATAACGATATTTAACATTTCCATTCTTTTTCCTTGAGTTAGTTTGTAGTGATAGGCTCAACTTCTATGAGCTGTCCACTGATCTGTACGATCTTCACACGTGTACCTTGGTCTATATCTACTTTAGAGATCGCATGCCAGGAAGTGTTTCCCAGCACAGGTGTGTCAAAAGTGACTTTTCCTCTGCTGTGTGGTTGTATATCTTCCATCACCACACCCAAGGTATCGAGTCTGTAGTTCGACTGTCCGCTCTCCGTCACAGGCTCTTCTCTGAACCACTTGAACCATACAGCAATGACAACTATGGAGAGTATCATCCAAATGGTGAGTTCCATGGTAAAAGAGGTGTCTAAAAACGTGTCCAGTATACCTACGATAATGGCAGCAATTCCCAGTCCAAGGACAAAAAATGTCCCCATACTCATATCCCAAATAAGCAGTGCCACACCAAAAACGATCCAATGCCACCACAAAACAGTTTCGTTGAGAAATTCGATCAAATTTACTCCTTTCCAATATAAAGATTTATTATAGCATAAAAGACAAATGTGGTTAAAATTTTTGATAATAAGTATTATTTGGGTATAATCGCGAAAATTTTCGTACTTCGTACATCAAGGATAATAAATGTCAACTTTAAATGTATATTATGACAAAGACTGTGATATTAACATCATCAAGTCAAAAACAGTAGCAATGATCGGTTTCGGTTCACAAGGACATGCACATGCAGAAAACCTTAGAGATTCAGGTGTCAATGTTGTTATTGGTGTAAGAGAAGGTGGTTCATCTTGGAAAAAAGCTGCGGCTAAAGGCTTTGAAGTACTTTGCGTTGCAGATGCTACAGCAAAAGCCGATGTGGTTATGATCCTTCTTCCGGATGAGAACCAGGCTGAGATCTATAAAAATGAGATCGAACCTAACCTTAAAGAGGGTGCGACTATCGCATTTGGACACGGATTCAACATCCATTACGGAAGAATCATTCCAAGAGCAGACATCAATGTTACAATGATCGCACCAAAAGCACCGGGACATACGGTTCGTTCTGAGTTCGTAAGAGGTGGTGGTATCCCGGATCTTATCGCGGTTGGTCAAAACCCATCTGGTACAACTAAAGAGTTGGCACTTTCTTATGCATCAGCTATCGGTGGTGGTAGAACAGCGATCATCGAAACTACATTTAAAGATGAAACTGAAACGGATCTTTTCGGAGAGCAGGCAGTACTTTGTGGTGGAGCTGCTTCACTCGTACAAGCTGGTTTCGAAACATTGACGGAAGCTGGTTATGCTCCCGAGCTTGCATACTTTGAATGTCTTCACGAGCTTAAGCTTATCGTTGACCTTATGTTCGAAGGCGGGATCGCTGACATGAGATACTCTATCTCTAACACAGCAGAATATGGTGACTATGTTTCTGGTAAAAGAGTCATCAACGAGCAGTCAAAACAAGCGATGAAAGAGATCTTAAAAGAGATCCAAGATGGTAGATTTGCTAAAGACTTTATCCTTGAAGGACAAGCAGGTTACCCAAGAATGAATGCTGAGCGTAACAATGACAAAGAGAAGTTGATTACTAAAACAGGTAATAAACTTCGTGAAATGATGCCATGGATATCAGCAAACAAGATCGTAGACCAAGAAACTAACTAGTCTTTTTGGTTATTTGCACTCATCTTATGTTGATGAGTGCAGTCAGCTACTTGCACGTAGCCTCCTTTACTCAAGCAACATAATCTAAGCACAAATAATCAAAAATCTTCAGTGAATTTTATTTCTTTACATATTCTTAATGCTACTTTGTTACAATAGCTGAAATTTAAAAACCAGTGGACCTCATGGCAAATCAACCCAAAAGAACAACTACGAAATCTTCTCCCAGAAAAAAACCGGCACAAAAGAGCAGAGGTAGAAAGCCTGCAAAGGGCTCTACTTTCAAAAAAAGTCTTTTGATCGTTCTAGGTGTTTTTTTGATGATAGCTATGGTTGTTTTTGGATATTTTCTGGGTCGGCAGGATAGGATACATGCTCAAAGGCCAAAAACACAGACCTTTAAGCAAGATACCAAAGAGAGTACAAAGAAACTTTTAGAGGGTCTCTCAAAGATCAAAACAGAGACACCACGTGAAAAACAGGAAGTGGCTGTTCAAAAGACACCAAAGGAAGAAAAAAAGACTTCTACCAGACCTTTATTCCCAAAAGAAGTGAACCATGAGAAGGTCGTTACAAAAGCAGAGGTCCCAAAGGCTAAGATCACACATCACAAGATAGCTTCAGATAGTATGCAAAAACCAAAACTCGTGATCATTATAGATGATGTCTCTACAAGCAGTCAGCTCAAGGATATACAAGCAACAGGTATCAAGATCACCCCATCCATATTTCCCCCGTCGCAGCGTTCCGGGGCTTCACACAGATTGGCAAGAGGCTTAGAACATTATATGATCCACCTCCCGATGGAGTCTGGCACTGCACAATTTAACCGACAGGCCAAAACACTTATGACGAATTTTGATCAAGAAGAGATTGAAGCCAGAGTGAAAGAGCTTCGCATACTTTTCCCTACAGCACGTTATATCAATAACCATACAGGTTCTGTATTTACAGACAACTATGTTGAGATGCGGACACTCTATAGGGCACTTCGTAAAGAAGGATTTGTCTTTGTGGATAGTCGAACGATCGCTTCGACCAAAGTCCCCATGATAGCCGAAGAGTTTGGTGATACCTATGTGGCAAGAGATACCTTTATAGACAATGAACAGACTGTCCCTTATATTCATAGACAGCTTCAAAAGGCAGTGAAGAAGGCCAAGAAAAGAGGGTATGCCATCGCTATAGGGCATCCGCATCCAATGACCATGAAAGCGCTCTCAAGTGCAGCAGCCATTTTGAACGAGGTAGAACTGGTCTATTTGGATGAGCTTTACCAATAATATGCACCCCAATGGCATTTCTCCTTTTGGTCAGGGCACAAGATGAATTGCCATACTCTTTTCAAAAGTATGACAATATGCAATATTTTTAAGGTTGACTATACCTCTATGATATCATGGGTGTAAAAAGGCAATGTATGAGTCAAATACTCACCCAATATATACCTGCTTTAGAGGGAATGAAGAAGTATCCATCCACACTTTTTTATAAGGGGCATTTGGATCTGCTGCAGCGACCTAAGGTCTCTATAGTGGGAACAAGACGCCCTTCAAACTACACACGTCACTCTACCTACATGCTTGCCAATGCTTTAGCCAAACGAGGGGTATGCGTGGTCAGTGGTGCAGCCATGGGAGTCGATACGATCGCACACACCGGAGCAGGAGAAGAGAATACCATAGCAGTGGTAGCCAACGGATTGGATATACGTTATCCTGCGGTCAATCAAGATCTTATATCCGGTATAGAGGATAAGGGACTAATGCTTAGCCAGTTCAATGATGGTTTCAGAGCTACAGGATGGAGTTTTGTGGTACGAAATGAGCTTGTCGTTGCACTCGGGGATATCCTTGTCGTTACAGAAGCGGATCTCAACAGTGGTTCCATGCGTTCGGTTGAGTATGCGTTAAAGATGGGTAAAGAGATCTTTGTACTTCCCCAAAGGCTCAACGAAAGTTTGGGCACGAATCAGTTGTTGCACACGATGAAAGCCACAGCGATACATGATATAGAGGTATTTGCCTCTACGTTTGGGCAGATCGCGGATGATGGGCTGGAAAAAGATGATTTTTTTTATTTTTGCCAAAAATCACCTACGTTTGATGAGAGTCTTAAAAAGTTTGGTGACAGGGTGTATGAAGCAGAGCTTGCGGGGATCATTACGATACAAAATGGAATTGTAAGATTGTCTTAGTGAAACATTTCTCCCTGCTGCAAGAGGGAGATAGACTATTTGGCTGTTTTGGAGAGTTGTGAAATGAGTTCTTCCAGTGAAGCTTCGGGGAGCATACCTGCCTGTACAAACTGTACATCTCCCTTTGTGTCCATAGCGACCAAGAAAGGGATACTTCCCCTCCATTGTGCTCTCTGCTGAATATAGTTTACCAATTCAGGTGCTTTCTCTTCGGAGGCTACAATGTAGTTCATCCCCTTCTCTTCTGCAAATTTTTTGACCTCTTCATGGGTATAGCCCTGCACCTCAATAGAGACAATGGCTAAGGTCTCTTTATATTTTTCTTGAAGTTTGATCAAATGTGGAATGGAAGCGAGACAAGGAGGACATTTGTGTCCGAAAAATTCTAGAAAGATGACTTTCCCTTCAAGGCCTTTAATGTTGAGCCCCTGTTCCGTACCTGATACATCATAGGTTTTCCCCGTGATATCGGTCATGGTCATTTCTGCTAAATATCTTTTATCTTCAGCAGCGTGGGTATAGGTTACGAGTGAGAAGAGTAGAAGAGATATCGAGAATAATTTTTTCATAAAATGCACCTTTATAGATAATTTTACAGATTATACACTATGAAGATGTAAAAATCGTGTAATTGGTTCAAATTATGTAAAAGATTTTTTCAAAGAGCATCATAGTTGTATGTAAAAGGGGAGGGAAAAATGATTTAAAAAATAGACCTAAAAAATATTAGGGAGAGAGGTCTATCTTTTTATGATGCTCTTGTAAAAGTATTATAGTGATATAAGGTTAACTGAACACTAATAGAAGATCATATTATAGATATAGGGGGAGGTGAAAATGGATCAGGTATTTTTCAAAGAGCATCTTTGGGACAGAGGAGAAAATGTTTTTAAAAGGAGTCCTAAAATACTTTGTAAAAGGGAGGGGGGAAGATTTTAGGTTTTCTGTCCCTCGATGCTCTTGTAAGTGTAGTGTAATACATGAAGGTTAACCGTATGCAAATAAAGAGTAGTTACACTATAATAGTGCAGTGAGAGAAAGGATATTTGATGATAAAAAAAGTTTTATTGCTGTGTCTGTTTTTAGGTACGTATACATGGGCACAAGGGTTGGCACTTGAAAAGAGAATAGGCCAAATGCTTATGGTCGGTTTTCATGGCACGCATGCATCCAAAGAGAGTCAGATATGTAAAGATATAGAAACCTATAACCTTGGAGCGGTGATTCTATTTGACTATAACCCGGTGGATAAAACGAAACCGAAGAATATTGCCAGCAAAGAACAATTGGCCAGGCTGACCCAAGACCTGCAGGCATGCAGCAGTGACGGAAAATTACTGATCGCTGTAGATCAAGAGGGCGGAAAGGTGCAACGACTTAAACGCAGGTACGGCTTTTACGGTCAATTCCCCAAAGCTTCTGATGTGACCAAAATGGATCAAAACAGCATCAAAGAGACCTATACAAAAATGAGTGAGGAACTCAGCAGTGTGGGGATCAATTACGATCTTGCCCCTGTGGTAGATCTGGATATCAATAGAAAGAACCATGTTATTCATGGCTTAGGACGTTCCTTTGGCAAAGATCCTGAAGTGGTAGCAGCGTATGCTTCTGCATTCATCGATGCCATGCACAGTCACGGTGTACTTACCTCCATCAAGCATTTTCCCGGACACGGCTCGTCGGTTGGTGATACCCACAAAGGTTTTGTGGATGTGACGAACCTTTGGCAGGAAGTCGAACTGGAACCTTACAGACTTTTGAAAGAGAAAGCCGATACCGTTATGGTGGCCCATGTTTTTAACCAAAAGATAGATGCCACATACCCTGCAAGTCTCTCTTATAAGACGATCACCAAGCTGTTGCGCTGGAAACTGGGCTATCATGGTGTGGTGATCACGGATGACCTTCAAATGGGTGCGATCAGTCAAAAGTATGGGTTAAAAAATACACTCAGACTGGCGATCAATGCAGGAGATGACATCTTACTGATAGGGAACCAGCTTGATCCTAAAAAAACGGTCACTACACAGACACTGGTCGAGACCATTAGCTCACTGGTTCAAAGCGGAGAGGTCACAGAGGAGCATATCAACAGAGCATATAAGAGAATTCAGGGATTAAAGAAGAGACTCTAGTTTTTTACTTTCCAAGCCATCGTTCCAAGATGATCTTTGCAGCAATGGAATCAAGTTTCCCGTCTTTTTTGTGTCTGAACTGGCCCATGGTCAGTTCTTTGGCCTCAATACTTGAACTCTGTTCATCCTGATAGGCGACCTCTATATCTAGATCAAGCAGCGACACAAAATGTTTGATACGTCTTTCCATCTCTTCAGAGCTTTCAGCATCTTTAGGCAGACCTACGATGAGTTTTTCTATCTCCCACTCTTCTAAAAATGTCTTGAGGTCCCTTGCTGCCTGATTACGGTTTTTTCGCAAAATGGCATTTTGAGGTATGACGATACTCCCATCGAGGCAGATCGCCACACCTATACGTTTCAGTCCTACATCTATACTGGCTAATTTCATAGTGAAATTGTACCCAAACTTTTATCATCTTCTCTCATAGGCGGTTGTATCTATGATGTATCATAATTGTACTCTCTTGTTCGGGTTTGTCAGAATATAAAATATTATACTTCTAAATAAGTAAAAAAATAAAATCCTTCGATAAAATTGTAGTAGGGAAATGTCAGCATGGAGAGTATTAAATTATCAAAATAAGGTAATATCGTATGTATTTGAACAAAATAAGTATGGCCATTGTAGGCTTAAGCAGTATGGGGTATGCACAGACAGACCAAGGTGCAGGATCGGAAACTTTCTGGCTATGGATCGCTCTCTTCGCTTTGGGAATAGTGGGCATAGCTATATTATTTGTTACATCTTATCAAACACAGAAGTTGAAAGAGTTTTACAAGTCCATGTTCGAGAAACAGTTGGAGATGGAAAGAAATCAAAATCTCCTGCTTGCCAATATGAGTGAAAATGTTCATAATATTGCGAAGCAGACACTTGAAGAAACGCAGCAACTCTCCAAAACATCCACACATAAAGATACAGTTTTAGGAAACCCTGAAAGTAGACTTTTAGATGTGACACATGATCTTTTGGATTTTCTCAGGTTAAAATCAAAACAGGTTGAGATCGTCAATGAAGCGTTTAATATCAATAACGTATTGAATGAAGTGTCAGGATCTATATGCTCACAATTTTTGGGCAGCAAGGCCGAACTTATTTTTGATATACATAAAAATGTTCCACGACACTTGGTGGGAGACTCTTTGCATTTGGGACAAACACTCAAAAGTATACTTGAATACCTGATGGGACAAGCGGATCTGGATGAAGTCAAATTAGAAGTTTCTATGTTTGATTCATTTGAAGAAGAAGTGGAACTTCAGTTCCACTTCTCTGATAAAGGAAAAGGGATTGATCCTAAAACATTGGAAAATCTGTTTGTACCGTATTATGATGTTGAAACGGGTAAATACGTAGGTTTAGGGCTTTTTGTCGCCAATGCATTGGTGGATATGATGAAGGGAAAACTCATAGTAGAGAGCGTAGAGGAAAAAGGAAGTACCTTTACACTGACCCTGCCTTTTGACATAGTGAACAAATCGGATCAGAGAAGATACCGCCTGCCTGAGAAAACATTGATAGAGAAAAAGGTATTTATTGTTGACAGTAATTATAATTCAGCGCTGGCTGTCAAAAGAATGTTCACCTATTTCAGACATGAGGTGACGGTGCTTTCTAAAAAAGAATTCATGAAAACTATGCCTAACCTTACCTCTTATGATATCGTTATTTTGGAAGAAAGTCTCTTCGATATCAGATTGATAGAGTACCTCAATACTATCAAGATGGACAAAGAACTGAAAGTGATCGCGCTTCATTCACTGCTTGTGTCCAATCAAAATAAAGTTCTGGATGAGGTGATCGATGCACATCTCTTTAAACCACTCAATCAAGAGCGTGTGTTTGAACTGATCGTCAATATGTATGATATTAAAGTACCTCTTGAGGAAGAAGAACAGAAAGATGAAACGAAACAGGCACAAACCTTCAGAAAAGATATGATCGAGACAAAAGGTATCACGCAAAACTCTTTTAAAGCGTTTTCCGGAAAAAATATTCTGCTGGTAGAAGACAACCTCATTAACCAGAAAGTACTGCTTAACCTGCTGCATCTTTCCGAAATGAATATCAGTGTGGCAAACAACGGACAAGAAGCCGTTGATATGGTGAAGCAGAGTGAGATCCCATTTGATCTGGTACTTATGGATATCAATATGCCGATCATGGATGGTTTTGCAGCGACACAAACGATACGTCTTGACAGTCAGTATGATGCTATGCCTATCGTTGCCTTTACAGCATTGGTCCTTGAGAGTGAAATAGATAAGATGTTCAACTGCGGTATCAATGCGTTTTTATCAAAACCGCTCAATATAGGCAAGCTCTATACGGTATTCTCTACCTATCTTGGTGATGCGGAATCCGAGAAGAAAGACAGTGAGCCTAAAGAGACCCTTAGTTATCAGGGGATCAATATTCATGAGGGTATCAGCCATGCCAATAACAGTGAAGCGCTCTATCGAGAAATATTGAAAGAGTTTACGACCGCCTATGGTACCAGTGATGAGATCTTCACTAAATTGATAAAAGAACACCGATATGAACAGGTAAAGATGTTATGTGTAGATATGAGAGGATTGACAGGCGCTATCGGTGCAGAGGATATGCATGATTTGATCAATGATATCCTGCATCAGATCCTCTATAAGAAGTATGAACTCCTTGCCAATTATGATGAGAAGTATAAATCCGGGATACAAACATTGAATCGTTCTATCGAACAGTATATTACAGCAGCTTGATCACTGTTGCAATTAACGGATCTCCGCAATGAAGGCATCTTTTTGGATCTGTTTTTTGATAGTATCTAAAAGTGCCACAGCATCGGATCTTTGTCTGTAGGGTCCTATAAGAAGTTTGATGATCTCTTTGCCCTGGAGAGAAAATGCGATAAGCTTATAGTGGTATCCTGCTCTAGTAATTTTCTGAAGCAATGCATCCTGTGGTCTTCCGGAGAAGGAGCCTAACTGTACATAAAAGTTGCCTAAAACATGTTTCTGTGTGACTTTAGGCAATGTAGTGACGGGAGAAACTTTGTCTTTTAACGCTTCTTTTGTTTTCCATGGTTTGGTATCGTCCATTGCGATCTTTTCTTTTGAATCAGGAAAATATCTTCGGCAGATACGCAGTCTTTTTTTATAATATGGTGAAGTATTGAGGTTGGAATAGACGATCTCATATTCAGTGGTGCTTGCATGGGTAAACCAGCCGTTACCCAGATACATACCTACATGGGTGATATTTCCTTTGGGATCTTTGTCCGTGTCAAAGAAGATGAGGTCACCATAGACCAGTTCATTCATTTTGATCTCATTTCCGTTTTTTGCCTGTTCTCTGGCAACTCGGGGTATCTCTATACCCATACTGCCGTACAGATAGTAGGTAAAACCGGAACAGTCAAACTGATCGGGACCTTCCTCTGCCCACACATAAGGCTTTCCCTGAAGTTCTTTCACCATTTTGTCAAGGTGCTGTTTACTGGGTGCATATTTGATCATCGGTTTTTGAATCGCATAATTGGGATTTTTAGGATGAGGATCAGGTTTACATGCAGTAAGCAGCACTAAGAGTGTAAAGGTGAAGGAGAGAGAGACGATCTTTTTCATACGTTTAGGATAGATGACTCCATTGAAATTCACTGGATCAACGCTTTAGCTCGGTACAGCTTTTTTAGGCAGTTTCATGCCTGGCTGCCACGGTGTGGTATAGCGTGAAGTCGTAATTTCCATTTTTTCCAAAGGGACATCACAATTCATATATTTTGCACGTTCATCTTCACTCAAATAGCGTTTACATACTTTCATACGTTTGACATAGATGGGTTCTTTGTCAAAGTGACTGACCGTGACCCTTCTATCCTTACTGCTCGCATGTGCGAACCACCCATCACCTAGATAGATACCTACATGATTGATCGTTTTGCTTCTTTTGTTTGGAGAACCGAAAAAGATGAGGTCACCGTAATATAAGTTCTTAAACTTCACCTGTTTACCCATCTTTGCCTGTTCCCTTGCAACACGGGGGATCTCTATCCCCATAGATCCGTAAATATTATAGGTAAGTCCTGAACAATCAAAGGCATAAGGCCCTTCTTCTGCCCATACATAAGGTTTTCCAAGATAAGAATAGAGCAGATCCTGAATATTATTTCTGTTGGGAGTGCAGGTTTTTTCAGGTTTGATGATTTCATAATTGGGGTAACTGTAGGGCTTCTTCTGCGCACACCCGTTCAAAAGAAACAGGGTTGAAATAAAGAGTAAAATATATTCACATTTGACTTTCATAGGTATACCTCTCTACAATATTAACATCGCATCCCCATAGGAGAAAAATCTATACTTTTTCTCTATGGCCTCTTTATATAAGTCTAACGTTTTTTCTCTTCCGATAAAAGAAGAGACAAGCATGATAAGGGTACTTTTAGGCAAATGAAAATTGGTGAGTAGATAGGTGACTCTTTGGGGCGGATTGGAAGGATTTAAGAAGAGATCACACTCCCCCTGTGTCTTTTTCGTCCGTGCATAATACTCGATCGTTCTGGTCACGGTTGTCCCTATGGCCAACAGAGGAGTATCGCTGTCAAGTACTTTTGCAGAGGTTTCAGGAATTTCAAAATACTCAGAGTGCATAGGATGGTCCAGTATCTCTTCGGCTTCGACAGGTTTAAAAGTGCCCGCACCCACATGGAGTGTGACCGTATGTGTTTTATGTCTCGCTTTTAACGCGGTGAAAAGTTCAGGGGTAAAATGAAGAGAAGCAGTAGGGGCGGCCACAGCACCGGCATTTTTGGCAAAGAGCGTTTGGTAGTCTGTTTCATCTTCTTGATTGTCTTCTCTTTGCATATAGGGCGGCAAAGGGATATGCCCTATGGTATCAAGCACAAGCACCAGTTCCTCAAAACGTATCTCTTTGCCATGATGTGTAAACGTCACGATACGTGAACCGTCATCATTTAATCCTGTCACCGTAGCTACAAGTGCATCATCAAAAACAAGTTCCGTGCCTATCTTGACCTTGCCCCGGATGAGTACAAGATAATGGTGTGCATCCAAGG encodes the following:
- a CDS encoding response regulator — protein: MYLNKISMAIVGLSSMGYAQTDQGAGSETFWLWIALFALGIVGIAILFVTSYQTQKLKEFYKSMFEKQLEMERNQNLLLANMSENVHNIAKQTLEETQQLSKTSTHKDTVLGNPESRLLDVTHDLLDFLRLKSKQVEIVNEAFNINNVLNEVSGSICSQFLGSKAELIFDIHKNVPRHLVGDSLHLGQTLKSILEYLMGQADLDEVKLEVSMFDSFEEEVELQFHFSDKGKGIDPKTLENLFVPYYDVETGKYVGLGLFVANALVDMMKGKLIVESVEEKGSTFTLTLPFDIVNKSDQRRYRLPEKTLIEKKVFIVDSNYNSALAVKRMFTYFRHEVTVLSKKEFMKTMPNLTSYDIVILEESLFDIRLIEYLNTIKMDKELKVIALHSLLVSNQNKVLDEVIDAHLFKPLNQERVFELIVNMYDIKVPLEEEEQKDETKQAQTFRKDMIETKGITQNSFKAFSGKNILLVEDNLINQKVLLNLLHLSEMNISVANNGQEAVDMVKQSEIPFDLVLMDINMPIMDGFAATQTIRLDSQYDAMPIVAFTALVLESEIDKMFNCGINAFLSKPLNIGKLYTVFSTYLGDAESEKKDSEPKETLSYQGINIHEGISHANNSEALYREILKEFTTAYGTSDEIFTKLIKEHRYEQVKMLCVDMRGLTGAIGAEDMHDLINDILHQILYKKYELLANYDEKYKSGIQTLNRSIEQYITAA
- a CDS encoding NlpC/P60 family protein, giving the protein MNFNGVIYPKRMKKIVSLSFTFTLLVLLTACKPDPHPKNPNYAIQKPMIKYAPSKQHLDKMVKELQGKPYVWAEEGPDQFDCSGFTYYLYGSMGIEIPRVAREQAKNGNEIKMNELVYGDLIFFDTDKDPKGNITHVGMYLGNGWFTHASTTEYEIVYSNLNTSPYYKKRLRICRRYFPDSKEKIAMDDTKPWKTKEALKDKVSPVTTLPKVTQKHVLGNFYVQLGSFSGRPQDALLQKITRAGYHYKLIAFSLQGKEIIKLLIGPYRQRSDAVALLDTIKKQIQKDAFIAEIR
- a CDS encoding C40 family peptidase, which translates into the protein MKVKCEYILLFISTLFLLNGCAQKKPYSYPNYEIIKPEKTCTPNRNNIQDLLYSYLGKPYVWAEEGPYAFDCSGLTYNIYGSMGIEIPRVAREQAKMGKQVKFKNLYYGDLIFFGSPNKRSKTINHVGIYLGDGWFAHASSKDRRVTVSHFDKEPIYVKRMKVCKRYLSEDERAKYMNCDVPLEKMEITTSRYTTPWQPGMKLPKKAVPS
- the queA gene encoding tRNA preQ1(34) S-adenosylmethionine ribosyltransferase-isomerase QueA, which produces MNEELLTKNYDYELPEGFIATAPVQPRDHAKLLVYDRKTDTVTHTTFKHLLEYLPKECDVFLNDTRVIKARIFGHKRSLNNQGGGQVELLFNKPLDAHHYLVLIRGKVKIGTELVFDDALVATVTGLNDDGSRIVTFTHHGKEIRFEELVLVLDTIGHIPLPPYMQREDNQEDETDYQTLFAKNAGAVAAPTASLHFTPELFTALKARHKTHTVTLHVGAGTFKPVEAEEILDHPMHSEYFEIPETSAKVLDSDTPLLAIGTTVTRTIEYYARTKKTQGECDLFLNPSNPPQRVTYLLTNFHLPKSTLIMLVSSFIGREKTLDLYKEAIEKKYRFFSYGDAMLIL